The Drosophila innubila isolate TH190305 chromosome 3R unlocalized genomic scaffold, UK_Dinn_1.0 2_E_3R, whole genome shotgun sequence genome has a segment encoding these proteins:
- the LOC117791183 gene encoding odorant receptor 85c, with the protein MDSFLKYANFFYKVVGIEPYTKVSRPSVSSIWNTIVFWANMINLGVMMLAEVVYVIIAFVTGKNIVEAIMVMSYIGFIFVGMNKMAFVWWRKSALNGIMQELEELFPRNKDDQSAYQLDKYLESCSRISFNFSLLYSVLIWTYNLFNIAEYLVYELWLKTRMVGLTLPYMMYIPWHYDGNWSYYLLLLSQILAGLTSAAGQVSSDLLLCAVATLIIMHYDYLSRTIEFKQLSGDWSKDSQFLSNIVQYHERLLSLSAELNEIFGVPLLLNFLISSFVICFVGFQMTVGLTPDVMIKLLLFLVSSLSQAYLICHHGQLIADASSGIALAAYKQNWSYADVRYRRTLTFIIARSQKPAYLKATVFMQITRVTMTELLQLSYKFFALLRTMYAK; encoded by the exons ATGGATAGCTTTTTGAAGTACGCCAACTTTTTCTATAAGGTCGTGGGTATTGAGCCATATACGAAAGTCTCGCGACCGAGTGTTTCCAGCATTTGGAATACTATCGTATTTTGGGCCAACATGATTAATCTGGGTGTGATGATGCTTGCCGAGGTGGTGTATGTAATTATTGCTTTTGTCACGGGTAAAAATATCGTGGAGGCCATCATGGTAATGTCATATATTGGATTCATCTTCGTTGGCATGAACAAAATGGCCTTTGTCTGGTGGAGAAAATCGGCACTCAACGGAATTATGCAAGAGCTGGAGGAGCTCTTTCCTCGCAACAAGGACGATCAATCTGCCTATCAATTGGATAAATATTTGGAGTCCTGTTCCCGTATCAGTTTCAACTTCTCGCTACTATATTCCGTGCTTATCTGGACCTACAATCTGTTCAACATTGCGGAATACTTGGTCTATGAGTTGTGGCTGAAGACTCGCATGGTGGGACTCACGTTGCCCTACATGATGTATATACCCTGGCACTATGATGGCAATTGGTCGTATTATCTGCTGCTTTTGTCGCAGATCCTTGCTGGATTAACTTCGGCAGCTGGGCAGGTTTCATCTGATCTATTACTTTGCGCTGTGGCCACATTGATTATCATGCACTACGACTATCTGAGCAGGACTATAGAATTCAAGCAGCTAAGTGGCGATTGGTCAAAGGATTCGCAATTTCTTTCCAATATTGTGCAGTATCATGAACGGCTGTTAAGCCTCTCAGCGGAACTTAATGAGATTTTTGGTGTGCCACTTTTACTCAACTTTCTAATCTCATCATTTGTCATCTGCTTTGTGGGTTTTCAAATGACAGTTGGTTTGACCCCAGATGTCATGATCAAGCTTCTGTTGTTTCTAGTATCCTCCCTAAGTCAAGCCTATTTGATATGCCATCACGGACAACTGATTGCAGATGCG AGCTCTGGAATTGCCCTTGCGGCCTATAAACAGAACTGGAGCTATGCGGATGTAAGATATCGCAGGACTCTAACTTTTATCATTGCCCGATCCCAAAAGCCGGCTTATCTAAAGGCAACAGTTTTTATGCAGATAACCAGAGTTACAATGACAGAG CTTCTACAATTGTCGTACAAGTTTTTTGCCCTGCTCCGTACCATGTATGCCAAATAG
- the LOC117790729 gene encoding transmembrane protein 135 — protein MAVQSKLLDPLCVTCQEFQHPWTNKCVNATAGILLSATPYCLRVYTIVYAFSLLMRHRVPTLEDLKRTLLGILQSTAFLVTNAYTFILYNCLIRNLLGRYYFGTVAFVPSFLSSLTAIMVERPARRPLLTLYVANVATEALWKMAESRNWVHSISHGQTLIFGSSISILLYLYRKGTFTDSIFNILRIFVGKEEAGPIAIPEPISGEQPEPSRRRPTVRFSTVADLVNVYSNLIRGKHSSCRHKTSCCSYAIFGGLRPFVGGVGLQVALKLAMNFKTIAQGRMLWRKQIFNRSTLQLGIFMGSFSFLYKTVSCFLRHCFNRDEALFAIPAGLIASITFTQYPDNTVALYVMWKALQILCSIGQDKGIVPRIPHFMMYLYAFFTAVLFHVGIMEAQSLRPNYYKFLQAISGERLNKFNLSAFDVFGLNTQGQTTEMLKSLKIVDKAALPAYSFAS, from the exons ATGGCTGTTCAAAGCAAACTTCTGGATCCGCTATGCGTAACGTGTCAGGAATTTCAGCATCCATGGACGAATAAGTGTGTGAATGCCACAGCTGGCATATTGTTATCGGCCACGCCCTACTGCCTACGTGTTTATACAATCGTTTACGCCTTTTCGCTCCTCATGCGTCACCGGGTGCCAACACTGGAGGATCTGAAGCGCACTCTGCTCGGTATTTTGCAGTCCACAGCATTTCTGGTGACCAATGCCTACACATTCATTTTATACAACTGCCTGATCCGGAATTTACTGGGCCGCTATTACTTTGGTACTGTGGCCTTTGTGCCCTCGTTTCTATCCTCGCTCACAGCCATAATGGTCGAACGCCCGGCGCGTCGTCCACTGTTGACACTTTATGTTGCCAATGTAGCCACCGAAGCACTTTGGAAGATGGCCGAGTCACGGAACTGGGTGCACTCCATATCCCATGGCCAAACACTGATCTTCGGATCCAGCATTTCGATACTTCTTTATCTGTACCGCAAGGGCACATTCACAGACTCCATTTTCAACATACTGCGCATTTTTGTGGGCAAGGAAGAGGCTGGTCCGATTGCCATACCAGAGCCCATCTCTGGCGAACAACCAGAGCCCTCACGACGACGTCCAACTGTCCGATTCTCCACAGTTGCCGACTTGGTGAACGTCTATAGCAATCTAATACGCGGCAAGCACTCCAGCTGCCGCCATAAGACAAGCTGCTGCAGTTATGCCATCTTTGGCGGACTTCGTCCATTTGTGGGTGGCGTGGGATTGCAGGTGGCATTAAAGCTGGCAATGAACTTCAAAACTATAGCACAAGGTCGAATGCTCTGGCGAAAGCAAATCTTTAATCGCAGCACATTGCAGCTGGGCATCTTCATGGGCAGCTTTTCATTCCTATATAAG ACTGTCTCCTGTTTTCTGCGCCATTGTTTCAATCGAGATGAGGCCTTGTTTGCTATTCCTGCTGGATTGATCGCCTCGATTACCTTCACCCAATATCCAGACAACACAGTCGCCTTGTACGTTATGTGGAAGGCTTTACAA ATACTCTGTAGCATCGGTCAGGATAAAGGCATAGTGCCTCGTATACCCCATTTTATGATGTATCTGTATGCCTTCTTTACGGCGGTGCTTTTCCATGTCGGCATTATGGAAGCGCAGTCATTGCGTCCCAACTACTACAAATTCCTACAGGCCATATCGGGCGAGAG ACTCAACAAGTTCAATTTGAGCGCATTTGATGTATTCGGTCTTAACACCCAGGGGCAGACAACGGAAATGCTGAAAAGCCTGAAAATTGTCGATAAGGCCGCATTACCGGCATATTCGTTTGCCTCCTGA